One window of the Pseudomonas sihuiensis genome contains the following:
- the murI gene encoding glutamate racemase, which translates to MSQSQAPIGVFDSGVGGLSVLREIRQLLPNESLLYVADSGHVPYGEKSPEYIRERCVLITEHLLAQGAKALVLACNTATAAAAAELRERYPDLPIVGMEPAVKPAAAATRSGVVGVLATTGTLKSARFAALLDRFANDVRVITQPCPGLVECIEAGELQAPATRELLQGYVAPLLAEGCDTLILGCTHYPFLRPLLVELVPPSVTLIDTGAAVARQLQRLLTQHDMLATAPTRATRYWSSGNTAQLCRVLPILLSETAEVLSI; encoded by the coding sequence ATGAGTCAGTCGCAGGCGCCGATTGGCGTTTTCGACTCCGGCGTCGGCGGCCTGTCGGTGCTGCGCGAGATTCGCCAGTTGCTGCCGAACGAGTCGCTGCTTTACGTCGCTGACAGCGGCCACGTGCCTTACGGCGAGAAAAGCCCGGAATACATTCGCGAACGCTGCGTGCTAATCACCGAGCACCTGCTGGCGCAGGGTGCCAAGGCCCTGGTGCTGGCCTGCAATACCGCCACGGCCGCAGCTGCCGCCGAGCTGCGCGAGCGTTATCCGGATTTGCCCATCGTCGGCATGGAGCCGGCGGTAAAACCGGCGGCGGCGGCGACCCGCAGTGGCGTGGTCGGTGTGCTGGCAACCACCGGTACGCTCAAGAGCGCCAGGTTCGCTGCACTGCTCGATCGCTTCGCCAATGATGTGCGGGTGATCACCCAGCCCTGTCCGGGGTTGGTGGAATGCATCGAGGCCGGCGAGCTGCAGGCACCGGCCACGCGCGAACTGCTGCAAGGTTATGTGGCGCCGCTGTTGGCCGAGGGCTGTGACACGCTGATTCTCGGCTGCACCCACTATCCCTTCCTACGTCCGCTGCTGGTCGAGCTGGTGCCACCTTCGGTGACCCTCATCGATACCGGCGCGGCAGTGGCGCGGCAGCTGCAGCGTTTGCTCACTCAGCACGACATGCTGGCAACTGCGCCCACTCGGGCCACTCGCTACTGGAGCAGCGGAAACACTGCGCAACTTTGCCGAGTATTGCCGATTTTGTTGAGTGAAACGGCCGAAGTGCTTTCGATATAG
- a CDS encoding acyloxyacyl hydrolase: MKKLYAFAAATALTFGTMGAAQAADVTAAIGQSGDSTMVYRLGAQWDWNHSWLESSYGRLTGYWDLGYTYWDGDDTASNHSVSFAPVFVYEFAGQNVRPYIEAGIGVAAFSSTELESNDLGSSFQFEDRIGVGLRFAGQEIGLRAIHYSNAGLKNPNDGAEAYTVHYRMSF, from the coding sequence ATGAAGAAGTTATATGCCTTTGCCGCAGCTACGGCCCTGACGTTTGGAACCATGGGTGCTGCGCAGGCTGCGGACGTAACCGCGGCTATTGGTCAGAGTGGCGACTCCACCATGGTTTATCGCTTGGGCGCGCAGTGGGACTGGAACCACAGCTGGCTGGAGAGCAGCTATGGACGTCTGACTGGTTACTGGGACCTCGGTTACACCTACTGGGATGGCGACGACACGGCGAGTAACCACAGCGTTTCTTTCGCGCCGGTATTCGTTTACGAGTTCGCCGGGCAGAACGTGCGTCCATACATCGAAGCCGGCATCGGCGTTGCGGCGTTCTCCAGCACCGAGCTGGAGAGCAACGATCTGGGCTCGTCGTTTCAGTTCGAAGACCGTATCGGCGTCGGCCTGCGTTTCGCGGGACAGGAGATTGGTCTGCGTGCCATTCACTATTCCAACGCGGGCCTGAAGAACCCCAATGACGGCGCGGAAGCCTACACCGTGCATTACCGCATGAGCTTCTGA
- a CDS encoding YkgJ family cysteine cluster protein, translated as MSQTIPHTQLPTEPEISCSTCAACCCQLEVMLFGDEGVPQRFIDTDQWGSEVMRRLDDNWCAALDRNSMRCTIYEVRPLICREFELGAAECLEERRGIAQAYR; from the coding sequence ATGAGCCAGACCATCCCCCATACCCAACTGCCAACCGAGCCCGAGATCAGTTGCAGCACCTGCGCGGCTTGCTGCTGCCAGCTGGAAGTCATGCTGTTCGGCGATGAAGGCGTGCCGCAACGCTTCATCGATACCGACCAGTGGGGCAGCGAAGTGATGCGTCGCCTGGACGACAACTGGTGCGCAGCGCTGGACCGCAACAGCATGCGCTGCACCATCTACGAGGTGCGCCCACTGATCTGCCGGGAGTTCGAGCTGGGTGCGGCCGAATGCCTGGAAGAGCGCCGGGGCATCGCTCAGGCCTATCGCTAG
- a CDS encoding DUF2878 domain-containing protein yields MPKLIANALLFQLGWLVCVFAGDSPWLLVVAVIIGVHLLWVSSWAAEGKLLLSVFLAGSALDSFLLNLGVFDFGEERQLIPLWLALLWLLLASTLNHCLAWTAQPWWRASLLGAVAAPLSYYGGAKIAGVTLPLGTWPTLAILALVWPMVMPVLHGFAKLYRAQYEQSLRSRRSA; encoded by the coding sequence ATGCCTAAGCTGATCGCCAATGCCCTCCTGTTCCAACTCGGCTGGCTGGTCTGCGTCTTTGCTGGCGACAGCCCCTGGCTGCTGGTGGTGGCAGTGATCATTGGCGTGCACCTGCTGTGGGTCAGCAGTTGGGCGGCCGAAGGCAAACTGCTGCTCAGCGTGTTTCTTGCCGGCAGTGCACTGGACAGTTTTCTGCTCAACCTCGGCGTGTTCGATTTCGGCGAGGAGCGCCAGCTGATCCCCCTGTGGCTGGCCTTGCTCTGGCTGTTGCTGGCCAGCACGCTCAATCACTGTCTGGCCTGGACTGCCCAGCCCTGGTGGCGAGCCAGCCTGCTCGGCGCGGTTGCGGCACCGCTGTCCTACTACGGCGGCGCCAAGATTGCCGGCGTCACCCTGCCACTGGGTACCTGGCCAACCCTGGCCATTCTGGCGCTGGTCTGGCCCATGGTGATGCCGGTGCTGCACGGCTTCGCCAAACTCTATCGTGCGCAATACGAGCAGAGCCTGCGCAGCCGCCGCTCGGCCTAG
- a CDS encoding SAM-dependent methyltransferase: MKSSSLNPTRSLVRSGNGIGAGLLRRAVIRQLQSLHHGLLVIHEAGDSLHFGNPQAHLRAEITVHDPAVWGLVAGNGSIGSGEAYIHGYWSTPDLTAVIRIFVANLDVLDAMEGGLARLGRPLIQGLHWLNRNTRKGSRRNIAAHYDLGNDLFEQFLDPTMMYSAAMFANEDDSLEQAQLNKLQRICQKLALQPTDHLLEIGTGWGSMAIYAATHYGCRVTTTTLSREQHAHTERRIRELGLEDRVTLLLEDYRDLDGQYDKLVSIEMIEAVGHRFLPTYFEQCARLLKPDGLMLLQAITIRDQRYEQACKSVDFIQRYIFPGGALPSVQKMLDVVTRHTDFNLHHMEDFGLHYARTLRLWHDNLRHARQRLEQLGYDDYFYRLWEFYLCYCEGGFLERTIGTAQLLLAKPAARPAPLLGNFDA, from the coding sequence ATGAAGAGCTCTAGCCTGAATCCCACCAGAAGTCTGGTACGCAGTGGCAACGGCATTGGCGCCGGTCTGTTGCGGCGCGCCGTGATACGCCAGTTGCAGAGCCTGCACCACGGCCTGCTGGTGATCCACGAGGCGGGTGACAGCCTGCACTTCGGTAACCCCCAGGCTCATCTGCGCGCCGAAATCACCGTGCATGACCCTGCGGTCTGGGGTCTGGTGGCGGGCAATGGCTCGATCGGCTCGGGTGAGGCCTACATACATGGCTACTGGAGCACGCCGGACCTGACGGCGGTGATCCGCATCTTCGTCGCCAACCTCGACGTGCTGGACGCCATGGAAGGCGGCCTGGCGCGCCTCGGCAGGCCGCTGATCCAGGGCCTGCACTGGCTCAATCGCAACACCCGCAAGGGCTCGCGCCGCAATATCGCCGCGCACTACGACCTGGGCAATGACCTGTTCGAACAATTCCTCGACCCTACCATGATGTATTCGGCAGCCATGTTCGCGAACGAGGACGACAGCCTGGAACAGGCGCAGCTCAACAAGCTCCAGCGCATCTGCCAGAAACTTGCACTGCAGCCTACGGACCACTTGCTGGAGATCGGTACCGGCTGGGGCAGCATGGCCATCTACGCCGCTACTCATTACGGCTGCCGGGTGACCACCACCACCTTGTCGCGCGAGCAGCACGCCCACACCGAGCGACGCATTCGCGAGCTGGGCCTGGAGGATCGCGTCACCCTGCTGCTGGAGGACTACCGCGACCTCGATGGCCAGTACGACAAGCTGGTCTCCATCGAGATGATCGAAGCCGTCGGCCATCGCTTCCTGCCCACCTATTTCGAGCAGTGCGCGCGCCTGCTCAAGCCCGACGGGCTGATGCTGCTGCAGGCCATCACCATCCGCGACCAACGCTACGAGCAGGCCTGCAAGTCGGTGGACTTCATCCAGCGCTACATCTTCCCCGGCGGCGCCCTGCCCTCGGTGCAGAAGATGCTCGACGTGGTCACCCGGCATACCGACTTCAACCTGCATCACATGGAAGATTTCGGCCTGCACTACGCGCGTACCCTGCGCCTGTGGCACGACAACCTGCGTCACGCGCGGCAGCGCCTGGAGCAGTTGGGCTACGACGATTACTTCTATCGCCTGTGGGAGTTCTACCTCTGCTATTGCGAAGGCGGCTTCCTCGAACGCACCATTGGCACCGCGCAATTGCTGCTGGCCAAACCGGCCGCACGCCCTGCGCCTCTGTTAGGAAACTTCGATGCCTAA
- a CDS encoding IS1182 family transposase, whose amino-acid sequence MKRFIQGEHRGQSTLLPESLDDYVSDTNPVRVVDVFVDELDLAKLGFDGVIPAETGRPAYHPAVLLKIYIYGYLNRIQSSRRLEREAQRNVELMWLTGRLTPDFKTIANFRKDNSKAIRGVCRQFVLLCQQLGLFDENLVAIDGSKFKAVNNRDRNFTSAKLKRRMEEIEASISRYLAALDAADRQIPSASAPDIASLEDKIAKLKSQMKELEGIETQLNDSPDKQVSLTDPDARSMMTRGSGIVGYNVQTAVDTQHHLIVAHEVTNSGSDRDQLSSMAKQAREAVGAETLSVVADRGYFKGEEILACHDANITAYVPKPMTSSAKADGRFNKDAFVYDSTKNEYTCPAGEALIWRFSSVEKGMNMHCYWSSKCQSCTLKTQCTPSTNRRVRRWEHEAVLEEMQRRLNQAPEMMRVRKRTVEHPFGTLKQWMGATHFLTRKLNGVSAEMSLNVLAYNLKRVMKIIGTEGLLKAMAA is encoded by the coding sequence ATGAAACGGTTTATCCAGGGTGAACACCGAGGTCAAAGCACCTTACTTCCCGAAAGCCTCGACGACTACGTCAGCGATACCAATCCGGTTCGGGTGGTTGACGTTTTCGTCGATGAACTCGACTTGGCCAAGCTAGGTTTTGATGGCGTCATTCCAGCCGAAACCGGCAGACCTGCTTACCATCCCGCTGTCCTGCTAAAGATCTATATCTACGGCTACCTGAACCGCATCCAATCGAGTCGCCGTCTTGAGCGAGAAGCTCAGCGCAACGTTGAACTGATGTGGCTGACCGGGCGCTTGACGCCCGATTTCAAGACCATCGCCAACTTCCGAAAAGACAACAGCAAGGCCATTCGCGGCGTCTGCCGCCAGTTCGTTTTGCTCTGCCAGCAGTTGGGGTTGTTTGACGAAAACCTGGTTGCCATCGACGGCAGCAAATTCAAGGCAGTGAACAACCGTGACCGCAATTTCACCAGCGCCAAACTGAAGCGGCGCATGGAAGAAATCGAGGCGAGCATCAGCCGTTATTTGGCTGCGCTCGATGCGGCTGATCGACAGATTCCTAGCGCCTCCGCGCCAGACATTGCCAGCCTGGAAGATAAAATCGCCAAGCTCAAATCGCAGATGAAAGAGCTTGAGGGGATCGAAACTCAGCTCAACGATTCCCCTGACAAACAGGTTTCGCTGACCGACCCGGATGCCCGTTCGATGATGACGCGCGGCAGCGGTATCGTTGGCTACAACGTGCAGACGGCTGTCGATACGCAGCACCATTTAATAGTTGCTCATGAGGTCACCAACAGCGGTTCAGACCGTGACCAACTCAGTTCAATGGCGAAGCAGGCTCGTGAAGCTGTCGGCGCAGAAACGCTGTCCGTGGTGGCTGACCGAGGCTACTTCAAGGGTGAAGAAATCCTTGCCTGTCACGACGCAAACATCACGGCCTACGTGCCTAAGCCAATGACTTCAAGCGCCAAGGCTGATGGCCGATTCAACAAAGATGCCTTCGTGTATGACTCGACGAAAAACGAATACACCTGCCCGGCGGGAGAGGCACTGATCTGGCGATTCTCCAGCGTTGAGAAAGGCATGAATATGCACTGCTACTGGAGTTCAAAGTGCCAGAGTTGCACGCTGAAAACCCAGTGCACGCCAAGCACAAATCGTCGAGTAAGGCGCTGGGAACATGAAGCTGTGCTGGAGGAAATGCAACGCCGGCTGAACCAAGCACCGGAGATGATGCGGGTTCGAAAGCGGACTGTTGAGCATCCATTCGGGACGCTCAAACAATGGATGGGGGCAACGCACTTCCTGACTCGAAAACTGAACGGGGTGAGCGCAGAAATGAGCTTGAATGTGCTCGCCTATAACTTGAAGCGGGTGATGAAAATCATCGGCACCGAAGGCTTGTTGAAGGCGATGGCGGCGTAA
- a CDS encoding NAD(P)/FAD-dependent oxidoreductase: MKIAIVGSGIAGLTCAYLLNRQHDIQVFEASDWIGGHTHTVDVQVEGRSYAIDTGFIVFNDWTYPNFIRLLEQIGVGFKPTEMSFSVSDPATGVEYNGHDLNTLFAQRSNLLSPAFWGMLRDILRFNRQSLDDLANNRISADTTLGQYLDNNGYGRRFIEHYIVPMGSAIWSMSLADMLGFPLQFFVRFCKNHGLLSVSDRPTWQVIEGGSRSYVAPLTASFAERIRLNCPVSRVVRDQDGVTLHSAAGAERFDKVIFACHSDQALALLDQASEKESEILGAMPYANNDVVLHTDTRLLPKRKLAWASWNYRLGGPSGSLQSVASEGQARRNPARERSLLGVNEHPEPDLNAAWPSAVALQRSADQMAAVTYNMNILQGIDSDTTFCVSLNQTAAIDPSKILARFQYAHPQYSLAGTAAQARWEELLGAQHTYYCGAYWANGFHEDGVVSALRVARAFGETL, encoded by the coding sequence ATGAAAATCGCCATCGTCGGCAGCGGCATCGCCGGCCTGACCTGTGCCTACCTGCTCAATCGCCAGCACGACATTCAGGTGTTCGAAGCCAGCGACTGGATCGGCGGCCACACCCATACCGTCGACGTGCAGGTGGAGGGGCGCAGCTACGCCATCGATACCGGTTTCATCGTCTTCAACGACTGGACCTACCCCAATTTCATCCGCTTGCTGGAGCAGATCGGCGTCGGCTTCAAGCCCACCGAAATGAGCTTCTCGGTCAGCGACCCGGCCACCGGCGTGGAGTACAACGGCCACGACCTCAACACCCTGTTCGCCCAACGCAGCAACCTGCTGTCGCCGGCGTTCTGGGGCATGCTGCGCGACATCCTGCGTTTCAATCGCCAGTCGCTGGACGACCTGGCCAACAACCGCATCAGCGCCGACACCACGCTCGGCCAGTACCTCGACAACAACGGCTATGGCCGCCGCTTCATCGAGCATTACATTGTGCCGATGGGCTCGGCCATCTGGTCGATGTCCCTGGCCGACATGCTCGGCTTCCCGCTGCAGTTCTTCGTGCGCTTCTGCAAGAACCACGGCCTGCTCTCGGTCAGCGACCGGCCGACCTGGCAGGTGATCGAAGGCGGCTCGCGCAGCTACGTGGCGCCCTTGACCGCCAGCTTCGCCGAACGCATTCGCCTCAACTGCCCGGTCAGCCGCGTCGTGCGTGATCAGGATGGCGTCACCCTGCACAGCGCGGCCGGAGCGGAGCGCTTCGACAAGGTGATCTTCGCCTGCCACAGCGACCAGGCCCTGGCCCTGCTTGATCAAGCCAGCGAGAAGGAAAGTGAAATCCTCGGCGCAATGCCCTATGCCAACAACGACGTGGTACTGCATACAGACACGCGCCTGCTGCCCAAGCGCAAGCTGGCCTGGGCCAGCTGGAACTACCGCCTGGGTGGGCCAAGCGGGTCGCTGCAGAGCGTAGCGAGCGAAGGCCAGGCAAGGCGAAATCCGGCGAGGGAGCGCAGTTTACTGGGCGTAAATGAGCATCCCGAGCCGGATTTAAACGCAGCATGGCCGAGCGCAGTAGCTCTGCAGCGATCCGCCGATCAGATGGCGGCCGTGACCTACAACATGAACATCCTGCAGGGCATCGACAGCGATACCACCTTCTGCGTCAGCCTCAACCAGACGGCCGCCATCGACCCGAGCAAAATCCTCGCACGCTTCCAGTACGCCCACCCGCAGTACAGCCTGGCCGGCACGGCGGCGCAAGCGCGCTGGGAAGAGCTGCTCGGCGCGCAGCACACCTACTATTGCGGCGCCTACTGGGCCAACGGCTTTCATGAAGATGGCGTGGTCAGCGCACTGCGCGTAGCGCGTGCCTTCGGAGAGACGCTCTGA
- a CDS encoding SDR family NAD(P)-dependent oxidoreductase has product MKRIWLTGASSGIGAALAEELLKAGHQLALSARSSGPLQDFAARYGDQVLVAPGDLTDAEQVRAIGERIAQEWGALDCVILNAGTCEYVDVRQFEAAMIERVVSANLFSASYCIEAALPLLRQGERPHLVGVGSSVTFMPLPRAEAYGASKAAMRYLMQALRIDLASEGIDVTLVSPGFVDTPLTQKNDFPMPMRWPVERAARHIAERLDKRPHEIAFPTPFIAVLKLLGSLPSSLQLAIGRRLARNEDNA; this is encoded by the coding sequence ATGAAACGTATCTGGCTCACTGGCGCCAGCAGCGGCATCGGCGCCGCACTGGCCGAAGAACTACTAAAGGCCGGCCATCAGCTGGCACTGAGTGCGCGTAGCAGTGGCCCATTACAGGACTTCGCAGCGCGCTATGGCGATCAGGTGCTGGTCGCCCCAGGTGATCTGACCGACGCTGAGCAGGTACGCGCGATTGGCGAGCGCATCGCTCAAGAGTGGGGCGCGCTGGATTGCGTGATCCTCAACGCCGGCACCTGCGAATACGTCGATGTGCGCCAGTTCGAGGCGGCGATGATCGAACGTGTGGTCAGCGCCAACCTGTTTTCCGCCAGCTACTGCATCGAAGCAGCCCTGCCCCTGCTGCGCCAGGGCGAGCGCCCACACCTGGTCGGCGTTGGCAGCTCGGTGACCTTCATGCCGCTGCCGCGCGCCGAAGCCTATGGTGCCTCCAAGGCCGCCATGCGTTACCTGATGCAGGCACTGCGTATCGACCTGGCCAGCGAGGGCATCGACGTCACCCTGGTCAGCCCCGGTTTCGTCGACACCCCGCTGACGCAGAAGAACGACTTCCCGATGCCCATGCGCTGGCCGGTCGAACGCGCCGCCCGGCACATCGCCGAGCGCCTGGACAAGCGCCCGCACGAGATCGCCTTTCCCACTCCCTTCATCGCCGTGCTGAAACTGCTCGGCAGCCTGCCCAGCAGCCTGCAACTGGCCATAGGTCGCCGCCTGGCGCGCAACGAGGACAACGCATGA
- a CDS encoding nuclear transport factor 2 family protein, with protein sequence MSAFLHDFAERFAALNKDNLDLLGELYSDDVLFRDPLHEVHGLTAVRRYFAELYANVEALHFEFHGFDQVAEGEGYLRWTMRYRHPRLRGGAEIAVEGCSHLLWRERVYQHRDYFDAGALLYEHLPLLGSVIAWLKRRLA encoded by the coding sequence ATGAGTGCATTCCTTCACGACTTCGCCGAGCGCTTCGCCGCGCTGAACAAGGACAACCTCGATCTGCTCGGCGAGCTGTACAGCGACGACGTGCTGTTTCGTGACCCGCTGCATGAGGTGCACGGCCTGACGGCGGTACGCCGCTATTTCGCCGAGCTGTACGCCAATGTGGAAGCGCTGCATTTCGAATTTCACGGCTTCGATCAGGTCGCCGAAGGCGAAGGCTACCTGCGCTGGACCATGCGCTATCGCCATCCGCGCCTGCGCGGCGGCGCCGAGATCGCCGTCGAAGGCTGCTCGCACCTGCTCTGGCGCGAGCGCGTCTATCAACACCGTGATTATTTCGATGCCGGCGCACTGCTCTACGAACACCTGCCGCTGCTCGGTAGCGTGATCGCCTGGCTGAAACGGAGGCTGGCATGA
- the phrB gene encoding deoxyribodipyrimidine photo-lyase: MQQLMWFRSDLRTQDNTALSRAMSSGATIALYLVTPGQWQRHDDAASKVDFWLRNLAELSKALAALNVPLLVRHCHDWSEAPVQVAEVCHEHDISAVHVNEEYGVNESLRDQQVCAYLGQQAIAWHSHLDQLFFKPGSVLTRSGGYFQVYSQFRKVCYERLHTALPALITPPKAQTPLAIGSETIPETVEGFATPSASLRLLWPAGEEAALQRLQRFSDEQITYYKDERDFPAKPGTSQLSAYLAAGVVSPRQCLHAALAANQGEFDSGNPGIVTWINELLWREFYKHTLVGYPRVSRHRAFRLETEAVPWRHAPEDLAAWQEGRTGLPIIDAAMRQLLETGWMHNRLRMIVAMFLTKNLLIDWREGERFFMRHLIDGDLAANNGGWQWSASTGTDAAPYFRIFNPISQSQKFDPEGQFIRQWVPELAGLNKRDIHDPSALGGLFAPAGYPRPIVDLSRSRERALAAFKNLSAREVPA; the protein is encoded by the coding sequence ATGCAGCAACTGATGTGGTTTCGCAGCGACCTGCGCACCCAGGACAACACCGCCCTGAGCCGCGCCATGAGCAGCGGCGCGACCATCGCCCTGTATCTCGTCACGCCCGGCCAGTGGCAGCGCCATGACGATGCCGCGAGCAAGGTGGACTTCTGGCTGCGCAACCTGGCGGAGCTGAGCAAGGCCCTGGCGGCGCTCAATGTGCCGCTGCTGGTACGCCACTGCCACGACTGGAGCGAGGCGCCGGTGCAGGTCGCCGAGGTCTGCCATGAACACGACATCAGCGCCGTGCACGTCAATGAGGAGTACGGCGTTAACGAAAGCCTGCGCGATCAGCAGGTTTGCGCCTACCTCGGCCAGCAGGCTATCGCCTGGCACAGCCACCTCGATCAGCTGTTCTTCAAGCCTGGCAGCGTACTGACCCGCTCCGGCGGCTACTTCCAGGTCTACAGCCAGTTCCGCAAGGTTTGCTACGAGCGCCTGCACACGGCCCTGCCGGCATTGATCACCCCACCGAAGGCGCAAACGCCGCTGGCCATCGGCAGTGAGACGATACCCGAAACCGTAGAGGGTTTCGCCACACCCAGCGCCAGCCTGCGCCTGCTCTGGCCCGCCGGAGAGGAGGCGGCCCTGCAGCGCCTGCAGCGCTTTAGCGACGAGCAGATCACCTACTACAAGGACGAACGCGACTTCCCCGCCAAGCCTGGCACCAGCCAGTTGTCAGCCTACCTGGCCGCCGGCGTCGTATCGCCGCGCCAGTGCCTGCATGCCGCGCTCGCGGCCAATCAGGGCGAGTTCGACAGTGGTAACCCAGGCATCGTCACCTGGATCAACGAGCTGCTCTGGCGTGAGTTCTACAAGCACACACTGGTCGGCTACCCACGGGTATCGCGCCACCGTGCCTTCCGCCTGGAGACCGAGGCGGTGCCATGGCGCCACGCCCCGGAAGACCTGGCCGCCTGGCAAGAGGGCCGCACCGGCCTGCCGATCATCGATGCGGCCATGCGCCAACTGCTGGAAACCGGCTGGATGCACAACCGCCTGCGCATGATCGTCGCCATGTTCCTGACCAAGAACCTGCTGATCGACTGGCGCGAAGGCGAGCGCTTCTTCATGCGTCACCTGATCGATGGCGACCTGGCGGCGAACAATGGCGGCTGGCAGTGGAGCGCCTCCACCGGCACCGATGCGGCGCCGTACTTCCGCATTTTCAACCCGATCAGCCAGTCGCAGAAGTTCGATCCCGAAGGCCAGTTCATTCGCCAGTGGGTGCCAGAGCTGGCCGGGCTGAACAAGCGCGATATTCACGACCCATCCGCACTGGGCGGCCTGTTCGCGCCCGCCGGTTACCCACGCCCGATCGTCGATCTGTCGCGCTCGCGTGAACGCGCGTTGGCGGCGTTCAAGAACCTGTCTGCGCGGGAGGTTCCGGCATGA
- a CDS encoding MerR family transcriptional regulator yields the protein MTSETIADDEVGHDYRQALDEGYLPIREVARSTGINAVTLRAWERRYGLIVPYRTPKGHRLYSPANLARINAILAWLARGVAVGQVKALLDHEQVPQATHTDNWSRQRNELLGCIVQFNERRLDDRFNSALALYPASTLVEQLLWPLLGDLRQRWQGQFGARAEQVFFLSWLRSKLATRIYHCNRQVGGAPLLLINLGEAPMEPGLWLCAWLASASDCPVEVFDWPLPPNELLTALEHIAPRAVLLYAEEALDGALVRRQLPRLAEQCRVPLLLAGPAAHIHRDSLTDLESASDPLAAHAWLLRHGLLGTQEVTPCSN from the coding sequence ATGACCAGCGAAACCATCGCCGACGACGAAGTCGGCCACGACTACCGCCAGGCACTCGATGAGGGCTACCTGCCTATTCGCGAGGTGGCCCGCAGCACCGGCATCAACGCCGTGACCCTGCGCGCCTGGGAGCGCCGCTACGGGCTGATCGTGCCCTACCGCACACCCAAGGGACACCGCCTCTATTCACCAGCCAATCTCGCACGCATCAACGCCATTCTCGCCTGGCTGGCTCGCGGCGTTGCCGTCGGCCAGGTCAAGGCGCTGCTCGACCACGAGCAGGTGCCGCAAGCAACCCACACCGACAACTGGTCACGTCAGCGCAACGAGCTGCTCGGCTGCATCGTTCAGTTCAACGAGCGACGCCTGGATGATCGCTTCAACTCGGCACTGGCGCTCTACCCGGCCAGCACCCTGGTCGAACAACTGCTGTGGCCGCTGCTCGGTGATCTGCGCCAGCGCTGGCAAGGCCAGTTCGGCGCACGCGCCGAGCAGGTGTTCTTCCTCTCCTGGCTGCGCAGCAAGCTGGCCACGCGCATCTATCACTGCAATCGCCAGGTCGGCGGCGCACCACTGCTGCTGATCAACCTCGGTGAAGCGCCAATGGAGCCGGGCCTGTGGCTGTGCGCCTGGCTGGCCAGCGCCAGCGATTGTCCGGTGGAGGTCTTCGATTGGCCGCTGCCGCCCAATGAACTGCTGACGGCGCTGGAGCACATCGCCCCGCGCGCCGTGCTGTTGTATGCCGAAGAAGCGCTGGATGGCGCCCTGGTGCGCCGCCAGTTACCCCGTCTGGCCGAACAATGCCGGGTGCCGCTGCTGCTCGCCGGCCCCGCCGCTCACATTCACCGCGACTCGCTGACTGACCTGGAGTCGGCCAGCGACCCGCTAGCCGCGCACGCCTGGCTGCTGCGCCATGGCTTGCTCGGCACCCAAGAGGTAACCCCATGCAGCAACTGA